The region ACTGGTCGCCGGGGTGCTGCGGCGGCTGGGTCGACGCGGGCCCCGGGGTGGCGGTCCGACGCCCGGTGCGGTCTCCCCGGAGCGGGGCGACGGGAAGGAGACAGCTGCGCGATGACTGAGCCATCCTCGTCCGCCGGTTGGTCGGGCACCGTCGCGTTGGTGCTCGCGTCCAGCACCGGCGGGGTCGGCCAGCACGTCCGGTCGGTGGCGCGTGGCCTCGTCGCCGGAGGTGCCACCGTCCTGGTCTGCGGGCCGGCGGCGACCCAGGAGCAGTTCGACTTCACCGGGGTCGGTGCGCGTTTCGAGCCGGTGGAGATCCCGGCCAGCCCGACGCCGGCCGACGCCCGGGCGGTGCTCACCCTGCGTCGGGTGCTCACCACCTCCCGCGTCGACGTGGTGCACGCCCACGGTCTGCGGGCCGGGTTGGTCGCCGTGCTGGCCCGCCCCGCCGCGCCGCTGGTCGTCACGTGGCACAACGCGGTGCTCGCGGGCGGCCTGCGGGGCGGGGTGTCCCGACTCGTCGAACGCGTGGTGGCCCGGGGTGCCACGGTGGCCCTCGGCGCCTCCATGGATCTGGTGCGACGGGCCGCCGCACTGGGTGCCGCCGACGCCAGGCTCGCCCCGGTCGCCGCGCCGACGCTGCCCGCGCCGCGTCGACGCCCGGCGGCGGTCCGCGCCGAGTTCGGGGTCCGCCCCGAACAGCCGTTGATCATCTCGGTCGGCCGCCTGCACCCGCAGAAACGCTACGACGTACTGATCGACGCGGCGGCCCGCTGGCGTACCCGTACGCCACCGCCGGTCGTGGTGATCGCCGGCAGTGGGCCGGCGTACCTGCCGTTGGCCGCGCGGACCTCCGCGGCCCGCGCCCCGGTGACCCTGCTGGGGCACCGCACCGACGTGGCCGACCTGCTCGCCGGCGCCGACCTCGCGGTGGTGACCAGCGACTGGGAGGCCCGGCAACTCTTCGCCCAGGAGGCGCTGCGCGCCGGCGTACCGCTGGTCGCGACCGCGGTCGGCGGGTTGCCGGACCTGGTCGGCGACGCCGCCGCGCTGATCCCCGCCGGCGACGTCGACGCTGTCGACGCGGCGGTGCGGGCGCTGCTGGACGACCCGGCGGCCCGGGCCGAGCTGGGCCGGCGGGGCGCGGAACGGGCGGCCACGTGGCCGACCGAGACGGACACCGTCGCCGTTCTGGCCGCCCTCTACGCCGAGCTGGTCGCCGACCGCGCCGGCCCGGCAACCGCGCCGGGCTCCGACGCCCCCAGAACGGGACACCGGTGATGCTGCGCCGAATCACCCCCGCCCTGTTGACCGTCCTCGTGGTGTCGCTCGGTGTCGTCGCGCTCGCCGCCCGCCCGGCGCAGGACAGCCCGCGACGCACCGCCGACTTCGTGGTGCTCGCCGGGGTCGCGGGGCTGCGCTGGGAGGACGTGGATCCGCAGCGCACCCCGACGTTGTGGCGGATGGCCCAGGAGGGGTCGATCGGCTCGCTGTCGGTGCGATCCGCGCACCGGCCCACCTGCCCGGTGGACGGTTGGCTGACCCTGGGTGCGGGCAGCTTCGCCGCGTGGAACGGCGGCCGGTCGCCCGATGGCTGCCCGACGGCGGGGGTGACCGTCGAACAGCCGGACGGCATCGGCGCGAACCTGCCGGATCAGGAGAGCGTGGTCCAGCACAACCAGCAGCGGATGCCGTGGGGCGCCCTGCCCGGCTCGCTGTCCGAGTCGGTGCGCTGCTCCGTCGCGGTGGGGCCGGGTGCGGCGGTGGCCGCCGCCCGACCGTTCGGCCGCGTCGACCGGTACGCCCCGGCGTTGCCCGCCGACCCGCGCACGCTGCTCGGCGCCTGCGTGCTGAGCATCGTCGACCTCGGCACTGTCGAGGGGACGGACCCGGCGACCCGCGCCGAGGAGGCCCGAGCGGCGGACGCCCAACTGGCCCGGGTGCTGGCGGCCCGGCCACCACGGTCGTTGGTGCTGGTCGCGGGGATCTCCGACACCGCCCAGCCGGCGCGGCTGCACGTGGCGGTCGCCGACGGGCCGGGGTGGGAGCGGGGGTGGCTCACCTCGGCCAGCACCGGCCGGGACGGCTACCTGCAACTCGTCGACCTCGCGCCGACCGCCCTCGCCGCGCTGGGCCGGCCGATGCCGGAGCGACTCTTCCTCGGCCGTCCGGCGGTCAGCACCGGCGGCCGTCCCGCCGACCTGGCCGAGGCGATCGACGCACCGGCCGACGCCGATCGGGAGGCTGCTGCCCAGCGCGACGTCTCCGGCGTGTTCTTCACGGTGCTGGCCGGCGTGCAGGTGCTGCTGGCACTCGGAATCCTGCCGCTGCTGCGCCGGGCCCGCCCACACGCCGGCCCGGCCGGCCCGACGCCCGTCTCCGGGCGGATCACGGCGGTGGTGGAGCTGCTGCTCGTCGCCGCGGCGTTGACGGTGCCGGCGGCGCTGCTGGCCGACGCGGTGCCCTGGTGGCAGGGCGAGCACCCCCGGTGGATCTTCGCCGGGGTCACCGTGCTGCTGGTGGCCGCGGGCACCGCCGCGGTGCGGTTGGCCCCCGGGTACGCGGGCACCCTCGGCCCCCTCGGCGCGGTCGCCGGCCTCACCACCCTCGTCGTCGGGCTGGACGTGCTCACCGGGGCCAGCCTGCAGCTCAACGGCGTGGTCGGCTACTCCGCGTTGCAGGGCGGCCGGTACTCCGGACTGAGCACGGTGGGGCTGGGGGTGTTGCTCGCCGGGGCGTTGCTCGCCGGCGGCTGGCTCGCCCAACGGGTGCACCGGGTGTGGCGGCCGGCGGTGACGGTGGCCGTGGGCGGCCTCGCCGTGGTGGTGGTCGGCAGCCCGTACCTGGGAGCTGACCCGGTCGGCGCGATCGCGCTCACCGCCGGGGTGAGCGTCGCCGCCGTGATCAGCGCCGGGGGCTGGTTGACGATCAGCCGGCTGGCCTGGGCCACCATGGCCGCCCTGGCGGTCGGTATCGGCTTCGGAGTGGTGGACCTGCGCCGTCCCCCGGCGGAGCGGGGCAGCCTCGGGCGGTTCCTCTCCGCGCTCGGCGACGGCACCGGCGGGTTCACCGTGCACCGGTCCAGCACGGAGAACTTCGAGACGTTGGTCAACAGCCCGATGACCGTGTTGGCGCTGACCGGCGGGCTGCTGGTGTGGTTCGCCCTGTTGCAGCCGTGGGGTGGACTGATGCGGCTGTTCGGCATCTACCCGGCGGTCCGGGCCGCGTTGGCCGGGACCGTGGTCGCCGCGGTGCTCGGTGGCCTGCTCGACGGCGCGGCGCTGGACGTGATGGGCGCCGCCGCCGCGCTGGTGGTGCCGATGGCCGTCCTGGCGTCGCTGCGGGTGCTCGGGCACGCCGCCGACCGGACCCGCCCGGTTCCGGGCCGGTTGCGCGCCAGCGGCGCCGACGACGACTCGGGCTCCGGCGGGGTCGGTCCGACCGGTGGGGGTGACGGGCCGACCGGCGGCGGTCCGCTGGGCGCAGCTCACCCGCGGCCGATCAGCGGCCCGCCCTCGACCGAGCCCTCGGCGGTTTCGGACGCCTCGACCGAGCCCTCGGCGGTTTCGGACGCCTCGACCGAGCCCTCGGCGGTCTCGGACGCCTCGATCGAGCCCTCGGCGGTCTCGGACGCCTCGATCGAGCGCGGCGTCGACGCTGACGGCCCGGCGGAGCCGACCGCGGGTGGGCCCGCCGTAGCGCCCCGGCAGGCCACCCGGTCATCGACCGAGGTTGCCGCCTCCTGAGCGCCGGGCCGCGTCCGGATGACCCGCAGGTGTCGCAGCCGGGGTGCGGCCTGCGGGTACCCGCCCGGGAGGTGTTACCGTCGAATCCCGTGGATCGCGTGATCACTTTGCTGATCAAGCACGGCGGTCTGCATGACCGCGACAGACGACACGGGAGCAGGCCTTGGCCCCATCAGCACGGACGACCAGGCACATTTTCGTCACCGGGGGCGTCGCCTCCTCGCTGGGTAAGGGCCTCACCGCCTCCAGCCTCGGCAACCTGCTGACCGCGCGCGGGCTGCGCGTGGTGATGCAGAAGCTCGACCCCTACCTGAACGTCGACCCAGGGACGATGAACCCGTTCCAGCACGGTGAGGTCTTCGTCACCGAGGACGGCGCGGAGACCGACCTCGACGTCGGGCACTACGAGCGCTTCCTCGACCGGGCGCTGTCCGGCAAGGCGAACGTCACCACCGGTCAGATCTACTCCGACGTGATCGCCAAGGAGCGGCGCGGCGAGTACCTGGGCGACACCGTCCAGGTCATCCCGCACATCACCAACGAGATCAAGTCGCGGATCCTGGCGATGGCCGACCCGGACGAGGACGGTCAGCTCCCCGACGTGGTGATCACCGAGGTCGGTGGCACGGTCGGCGACATCGAGTCGCTGCCGTTCCTGGAGGCGATCCGTCAGGTCCGCCACGACCTCGGCCGGGACAACTGCTTCTACCTGCACGTCTCCCTGGTGCCGTACCTGGCGCCGTCCGGTGAGCTGAAGACCAAGCCGACCCAGCACTCGGTGGCGCAGCTGCGCAACATCGGTATCCAGCCGGACGCCATCGTGTTGCGCTGCGACCGGGAGATCCCGGTGAAGCTCAAGGAGAAACTGTCGCTCTACTGCGACGTGGACGCCGAGGCGGTCGTCGCCGCACCGGACGCCCCGAGCATCTACGACATCCCGAAGGTGCTGCACCGGGAGGGGCTCGACGCGTACGTGGTGCGCCGGCTCAACCTGTCCTTCCGGGACGTGGACTGGGCCAGCTGGGACGACCTGCTGGAGCGGGTGCACCGGCCCCGGCACACTGTCACCGTCGCGGTGGTCGGCAAGTACGTCGACCTGCCCGACGCGTACCTGTCGGTGAGCGAGGCGATCCGGGCGGCCGGCTTCGGCCACCGCGCCCGGGTGCAGCTGCGCTGGGTGCCCAGCGACGAGTGCGTCACCCCGGCCGGCGCGGCGGCGGCCTTGGCCGGCGTGGACGGCGTCCTCATCCCCGGCGGCTTCGGCGTCCGCGGCATCGAGGGCAAGATCGGCACCGCCCGGTACGCCCGGGAGAACGGCATCCCGCTGCTCGGCCTCTGCCTCGGCCTGCAGTGCATGACCATCGAGGTGGCCCGCCACCTGGCCGGTCTGGACGGCGCCAACTCGGCGGAGTTCGACGAGAAGGCCGCGCACCCGGTGATCGCCACGATGGCCGACCAGGAGGACATCGTCGCCGGCAAGGGCGACCTGGGCGGCACCATGCGGCTCGGGGCGTACCCGGCGACGCTGACCGAGGGCTCCATCGTCGCCGAGGCGTACGGCAGCACCGAGATCAGCGAGCGGCACCGGCACCGGTACGAGGTGAACAACGCCTACCGGGACGCGCTGACGAAGGCGGGCCTGCACATCTCCGGCACCTCGCCGGACGGCCGGCTGGTCGAGTTCGTCGAGTTGGACCGCAGCCTGCACCCGTTCTTCGTGGCCACCCAGGCGCACCCGGAGTTGAAGAGCCGCCCCACCCGCCCGCACCCACTGTTCGCGTCGTTCGTCAAGGCCGCGGTGGCGTACTCGCAGGCCGACCAGTTGCCGGTCGACCTGGACGCGGCGACGGACGCCCCGACGGCGCGCAAGGCCGCCCGCAACGGCGCCGCGACGAAGGCGGCTTCCGCCTCGTGAGCGCAAGCGAGCACCGCTACGAGGTGCGCTCCCGCGAGGAGCGTTACCGAGGGCGGATCTTCGACGTGGTCACCGAGGAGGTGACCATGCCGGGCGGCGGAACGGGGGTGCGTGACCTCGTTCGGCACGTCGGGGCGGTCGCGGTGGTGGCGCTCGACGACGCCGGTCAGGTGGTGCTGATCCGGCAGTACCGGCACCCGGTCGGGCGGCACCTGTGGGAGCTGCCCGCCGGGCTGATGGACGTGTCCGGCGAGGAGTTGCCGGCCGCCGCGTTGCGGGAACTGGCCGAGGAGGCGGACCTCACCGCCGGGCAGGTCGACGTGCTCGTCGACCTGCACAGCTCGCCCGGGTTCACCAACGAGGTGGTGCGGGTCTTCCTGGCCCGCGACCTCGCCGACGTGCCGGCCGACGAGCGCCACGAACGCCACGACGAGGAGGCCGACCTCCAGGTCGTCCGGATCGACCTGGACGAGGCCGTCGCGATGGTCCTGGCGGGTGAGATCACCAACGCGTCCGCGGTGGCCGGGCTGCTCGCCGCGGCTCGCTCCCGCGAAGCCGGTTGGGCGACGGTGCGTCGGGCGGACGCGCCGCTGCCCCGCTGAGCAGCGCGGCCGGCCCGCTCCGGCACGGGAGTACGCGCCCACGGGGCCCCGCGGTCAGCCGCGGGGCCCCGTGCCGTCCGCCCCGAGCGGCATCCGGCAGATGGGGAGATAATGGCCGAACGCTGTCCCGACGGCAGGGGTGATCATCCGCCGGCGGATCCCGGTGTCGCCCTGACACTCCGTCAGGACACTCGGGCACCGATTGCCACTCTGCTGGCGCTCGGCGGCGCCGGGCGCGCCTAGACTGCCGCCGGCGGGACCGGTGGACCGCGGCGGCAAAGGGGCCACCGCGGCACCGAGCAGTCGGGGGAGAGCAGCCCCGAAGAGAGGTGTCTGCATCGTGAAGGTCGGAATCCCACGCGAGGTCAAGAACCACGAGTACCGCGTGGCGATCACGCCAGCGGGCGTCAACGAGTTCACCCGCAGCGGCCACCAGGTCTTCGTCGAGGCCGGCGCCGGTGTCGGCTCCAGCATCACCGACGAGGAGTTCGCCGCCGCGGGCGCGAAGATCCTGGCCACCGCCGACGAGGTGTGGGAGACCGCCGAGCTGGTGCTCAAGGTCAAGGAGCCGGTCGCCGAGGAGTACCACCGCATGCGCGAGGGGCAGGTGCTCTTCACCTACCTGCACCTGGCCGCCTCCAAGGAGTGCACCGATGCGCTCGTCGACCGCAAGGTCACCGGCATCGCGTACGAGACGGTGGAGATGCCCGACCGGTCGCTGCCGCTGCTCGCCCCGATGTCCGAGGTGGCCGGCCGGCTTGCCCCGCAGGTGGGTGCCTTCTACATGATGCGTACCGGCGGCGGTCGGGGTGTGCTGCCCGGCGGTGTCTCCGGCGTGTACGCGGCCAAGACCGTGGTCATCGGCGCCGGTGTCTCCGGCCTGAACGCCGCCGCCATCGCGCTGGGCCTGCAGTCCGAGGTGCTGCTGCTGGACAAGAACGTCGCCCGGCTGCGTTCGGCCGACGCCATCTACCGGGGTCACCTGCAGACCATCGCCTCCAACGCGTACGAGGTCGAGCGGGCCGTGCTCGACGCCGACCTGGTCATCGGCGCGGTGCTGGTGCCCGGAGCCAAGGCCCCGAAGCTGGTCTCCAACGAGCTGGTCTCCCGGATGAAGCCGGGCAGTGTGCTCGTCGACATCGCCATCGACCAGGGTGGTTGCTTCGAGGACTCGCGCCCCACCACCCACGCCGACCCGGTCTACAAGGTGCACGAGTCGATCTTCTACTGCGTGGCGAACATGCCCGGCGCGGTGCCGAACACCAGCACCTACGCGCTGACCAACGTCACCCTCCCGTACGCGCTGGAGCTGGCCAACCAGGGTTGGCGCGAGGCGCTGCGCAACGACTCGGCGCTGGCGCTGGGCCTGAACACCCACGACGGCCGGGTCACCTACGGACCGGTCGCCGAGGCGCACGGGATGGACCTGCTCCCGCTGGCCGACGTCCTGGCCTGAGCGGTGGCGGGCTGACCGGCAGCATGGACTCCGCCGGCGTGGGCGAGGTGCCCACGTCGGCGCTGCGCCGTGCCGTGCGCGGTTACCTCGACCACCTCACCGTCGAACGTGGCCTCTCCGCGAACACGCTCACCTCGTACCGGCGGGATCTGGACCGGTACCTCGCGACCCTGGCCGACGCCGGCGTCGCCGACCTCGCGTCGGTCGACGCCGGCCTGGTCGAGTCGCACCTGGCGCGGCTGCGCGCGGGCGACGACGCACACCCGCCCCTCGCCGTCTCGTCCGCCGCCCGCGCGGCCAGCGCGGTCCGTGGCCTGCACCGCTTCGCGATGCGCGAAGGGCTGGCCGGCGCCGACCCCAGCCGCGACGTCCGCCCACCCACCCCACCACGGCGGCTGCCCCGGGCCCTGCCGGTCGATGACGTGGTCCGGTTGCTGGACCTCGCCGGCCCGACCACCGCGACCGGCGAGGACGCCCCCCGTACGCTGCGTGACCGGGCGCTGCTGGAGTTCCTGTACGGCACCGGCGCGCGGATCTCCGAAGCGGTCGGCGCCGCCGTGGACGACCTCGACACCGACGAGGGCACCGTGCTGCTGCGCGGCAAGGGTGGCCGGGTCCGGCTGGTGCCGATCGGCGGTTACGCCGTCGACGCGGTCCGCGCCTACCTGGTGCGGGCCCGCCCCACACTGGCCGCCGCCGGCCGGGGAACCCCGGCGGTCTTCCTCAACGCCCGCGGCGGCGCGTTGTCCCGCCAGGGCGCGTGGGGCATCCTGCGTCGTGCCGCGGAGCGGGCCGGGTTGCCGGTCGACGGGCCCGCCGCCGTCTCCCCGCACACCCTGCGCCACTCGTACGCGACGCATCTGCTCGACGGCGGCGCCGACGTCCGGGTGGTCCAGGAGCTGCTCGGCCACGCGTCGGTGACCACCACCCAGGTCTACACGTTGGTCACCGTCGAGCGGCTGCGCGAGGTGTACGCCACCGCCCACCCGCGCGCCCGGGGCTGAACCCGGTCGCGGTCGGTCCCGACACGCCGGGCCGGTGCCGAACCCCCTGCTGGTCGGTGGCGTACAGTCGGCATCGGCGCGGACCTCCTGGGGCGACACGACCGGGGTGCGCAGCGGCGCCGCGAAGGACGTCGGACGGCTCCGACGCCGGGTGGGTCGTCGGGAGGGGGCAACGAGGACATGGCTGGCAACGGTGACCGTGCCGAGACCTGGACGTCGGAGCTCCGCGAGCAGCAGGCCACGCTCGGCGCGGATCTGGGTCCGGCGGATCCGGCTGCCTACACGATGCGCAAGCCCATCCCCGAGCCGATGCCCACCGACCGGCACGGCCCCGCCCGCATCATCGCGATGGCCAACCAGAAGGGCGGCGTCGGCAAGACCACCACCACGATCAACCTGGGCGCGGCCCTCGCGGAGTACGGCCGCAAGGTGCTGCTCGTCGACTTCGACCCGCAGGGCGCCCTCTCGGTGGGGTTGGGCGTCAACCCGCACAACCTCGACCTGTCCGTCTACAACCTGCTCATGCAGGACGACGTGACAGCCGAGGACGTCCTGATCAAGACCGACGTGGCCGGCCTGCACCTGCTGCCGGCCAACATCGACCTCTCCGCCGCCGAGATCCAACTCGTCAACGAGGTCGCCCGGGAGATGGCCCTGGCCCGGGTGCTGCGCACGGTCCGCAAGGAGTACGACTACATCCTGATCGACTGCCAGCCGTCACTCGGCCTGCTGGCGATCAACGCGTTGACCGTCGCGCACGGCGTGCTCATCCCCCTCGAATGCGAGTTCTTCAGCCTGCGCGGGGTGGCACTGCTGCTGGACACCATCGACAAGGTGCGGGAGCGGCTCAACTTCGACCTGGAGCTCGAAGGCATCCTCGCCACCATGTACGACAGCCGCACCACGCACTGCCGCCAGGTGCTGCAGCGGGTGGTGGAGGCGTTCGGCGACAAGGTCTACCAGACGGTCATCACCAAGACGGTGAAGTTCCCCGAGTCCACCGTGGCCGGTGCCCCCATCACCACGATGGACCCGGCCTCCTCCGGGGCACGCAACTACCGTCAGCTGGCCCGCGAGGTGATCGCCGCCCAGTCGGAGCGGTAGCCGGAACGCCCGGTGCCGCTCTCGTGGACTACGGTCGTCCGGTGACCGCGCCACCCCTTGACCCGCCCGAGGCCGCCGCTGCGGCCACGGTCGACGGTGTGCCGCCCGCCGACCCCGCCACCACCGGGTTCACGGTGCGGCTGGCCAACTTCACCGGCCCGTTCGACCTGCTGCTGCAACTGATCGGCAAGCACAAGCTCGACGTCACCGAAGTGGCCCTGCACACGGTCACCGACGAGTTCATCGCCTACATCCGGGCCATGGGCGACGACTGGGACCTGGACGAGGCCAGCGAGTTCCTGCTCATCGCCGCGACCCTGCTCGACCTGAAAGCGGCCCGGCTGCTGCCCTCCGCCGAGGTGGAGGACGAGGCCGACCTCGCCCTCCTGGAGGCCCGGGACCTGCTCTTCGCCCGGCTGCTGCAGTACAAGGCGTACAAGGAGGCGGCGGCGCACATCGCCGAGTTGGAGGCCGTCGGCGGCCGGCGCTACCCGCGCGCGGTCAGCCTGGAACCCCGCTACGCGGAGGCGCTGCCCGACCTGGTGCTCGGCATCGGCCCGCAGCGACTGTTGAAGCTGGCGGTGAAGGCGATGACCCCGAAACCGGTGCCGGAGGTGTCCATCGCCCACGTGCACATGGTCCGGGTCAGTGTCCGCGAACACGCGGCGATCCTCACCGCCCGGCTGCGCCGGGCCGGCACGGCCACGTTCACGCTGCTCTGCGCCGACTGCGAGGCGACCCTGGAGGTGGTGGCGCGCTTCCTCGCGCTGCTGGAGCTGTACCGGGAGGGCCTGGTGTCCTTCGTCCAGGAGCAGGCCCTGGAGGAGCTGACGGTGCGCTGGACCGGCCCGGCCGACGGGGACACCGAACTGCACGTCGACGAGTACGCCGGCACCCCAGCCGTCCCGGAGCCGACGAGGGCTGAGCTGGCGGGGGCTGAGCCGATGGGCACTGAGCCGGTGGGGGCTGAGCTGGTGGGGGCTGAGTCTGGGCCGCCGGGGGAGGCCGGCGGGCCGGACGGGACGGGGACCACGGAGGATGAGCGGGATGAGTGACGAGCAACGTCGGGACTCGCTGGCCGACCAGGCCGCCGCCTGGGTCCCCCCGTGGGAACGCCCCCGCCCACCCGCGCCCGAGGCCACACCCGACGACCGCGAAGTCCCGCCAGACGAGTCAGCCACGGCTCCAGGGCCGGACCAGGAAGATCTTGGAAGGAACGCGCCCCTCCAGGGGCCGGAACCTTCCAAGATCTCTCCCGGGCCGGGCGCGGGCGCCCGCGCCGGCTCGGGCTCAGGCGCGAGCTCCCGCGCGGGGGAGTCGGGGGAGTGGGGCGGGGGCGGGGTGGGGGAGGCTGCCCCGGAACCGGTTGCGGCGGCGGAGTCGGACGGGGCTCGAGACGTACCCCCTCGGCAGGCGGCCGGACGGCGGCGGGTGACGGCCGCGCCGGAGCCCGCACCCGAATTGTCCGACCCAGAGCTGCGCGGTGCCCTGGAGGCCATCCTGCTGGTGGTCGACGAGCCGGTCAGCGAACTGGTGCTGGCCCAGGTGCTGGAGCAACCCGTCGAACGGGTCGGCCCGGTGCTCGACGACATCGCCGCCGGCTACACCGCCGCCGGGCACGGGTTCGAGTTGCGCCGGGCGGCCGGCGGGTGGCGGCTGTACACCCGGCCGGAATACGCTACGTACGTCGAGCGGTTCGTTCTGGACGGGCAGTCCGTACGGCTGACCCAGGCGGCGTTGGAGACGCTCGCCGTGGTCGCCTACAAGCAGCCGGTGACCCGTTCGCGAATCTCAGCCATCCGGGGTGTGAACTGCGACGGGGTCATCCGTACGCTGGTCACCCGCGGCCTCGTCGAGGAGTGCGGCACCGAAACGGACAGCGGGGCGTTCCTGTACCGGACCACCACGCTGTTCCTGGAGAAGCTCGGGCTGAACACCGTTGACGAGCTGCCGCCCCTCGCACCCTTCCTGCCCGACGACGTAGAAGAGCTTGCTGATGCGACCCGATAACCGTTCCCCCAAACCCGACGCCCCCGTCTACGAGGGGGCGGAGCGCCTGCAGAAGGTGCTCGCCGCCGCCGGCGTGGGTTCCCGGCGCGCCTGCGAGGACCTGAT is a window of Micromonospora sp. WMMD961 DNA encoding:
- a CDS encoding segregation/condensation protein A, producing the protein MTAPPLDPPEAAAAATVDGVPPADPATTGFTVRLANFTGPFDLLLQLIGKHKLDVTEVALHTVTDEFIAYIRAMGDDWDLDEASEFLLIAATLLDLKAARLLPSAEVEDEADLALLEARDLLFARLLQYKAYKEAAAHIAELEAVGGRRYPRAVSLEPRYAEALPDLVLGIGPQRLLKLAVKAMTPKPVPEVSIAHVHMVRVSVREHAAILTARLRRAGTATFTLLCADCEATLEVVARFLALLELYREGLVSFVQEQALEELTVRWTGPADGDTELHVDEYAGTPAVPEPTRAELAGAEPMGTEPVGAELVGAESGPPGEAGGPDGTGTTEDERDE
- a CDS encoding NUDIX hydrolase, which gives rise to MSASEHRYEVRSREERYRGRIFDVVTEEVTMPGGGTGVRDLVRHVGAVAVVALDDAGQVVLIRQYRHPVGRHLWELPAGLMDVSGEELPAAALRELAEEADLTAGQVDVLVDLHSSPGFTNEVVRVFLARDLADVPADERHERHDEEADLQVVRIDLDEAVAMVLAGEITNASAVAGLLAAARSREAGWATVRRADAPLPR
- the scpB gene encoding SMC-Scp complex subunit ScpB produces the protein MSDEQRRDSLADQAAAWVPPWERPRPPAPEATPDDREVPPDESATAPGPDQEDLGRNAPLQGPEPSKISPGPGAGARAGSGSGASSRAGESGEWGGGGVGEAAPEPVAAAESDGARDVPPRQAAGRRRVTAAPEPAPELSDPELRGALEAILLVVDEPVSELVLAQVLEQPVERVGPVLDDIAAGYTAAGHGFELRRAAGGWRLYTRPEYATYVERFVLDGQSVRLTQAALETLAVVAYKQPVTRSRISAIRGVNCDGVIRTLVTRGLVEECGTETDSGAFLYRTTTLFLEKLGLNTVDELPPLAPFLPDDVEELADATR
- the ald gene encoding alanine dehydrogenase — protein: MKVGIPREVKNHEYRVAITPAGVNEFTRSGHQVFVEAGAGVGSSITDEEFAAAGAKILATADEVWETAELVLKVKEPVAEEYHRMREGQVLFTYLHLAASKECTDALVDRKVTGIAYETVEMPDRSLPLLAPMSEVAGRLAPQVGAFYMMRTGGGRGVLPGGVSGVYAAKTVVIGAGVSGLNAAAIALGLQSEVLLLDKNVARLRSADAIYRGHLQTIASNAYEVERAVLDADLVIGAVLVPGAKAPKLVSNELVSRMKPGSVLVDIAIDQGGCFEDSRPTTHADPVYKVHESIFYCVANMPGAVPNTSTYALTNVTLPYALELANQGWREALRNDSALALGLNTHDGRVTYGPVAEAHGMDLLPLADVLA
- a CDS encoding AAA family ATPase; translated protein: MAGNGDRAETWTSELREQQATLGADLGPADPAAYTMRKPIPEPMPTDRHGPARIIAMANQKGGVGKTTTTINLGAALAEYGRKVLLVDFDPQGALSVGLGVNPHNLDLSVYNLLMQDDVTAEDVLIKTDVAGLHLLPANIDLSAAEIQLVNEVAREMALARVLRTVRKEYDYILIDCQPSLGLLAINALTVAHGVLIPLECEFFSLRGVALLLDTIDKVRERLNFDLELEGILATMYDSRTTHCRQVLQRVVEAFGDKVYQTVITKTVKFPESTVAGAPITTMDPASSGARNYRQLAREVIAAQSER
- a CDS encoding site-specific tyrosine recombinase XerD, whose translation is MDSAGVGEVPTSALRRAVRGYLDHLTVERGLSANTLTSYRRDLDRYLATLADAGVADLASVDAGLVESHLARLRAGDDAHPPLAVSSAARAASAVRGLHRFAMREGLAGADPSRDVRPPTPPRRLPRALPVDDVVRLLDLAGPTTATGEDAPRTLRDRALLEFLYGTGARISEAVGAAVDDLDTDEGTVLLRGKGGRVRLVPIGGYAVDAVRAYLVRARPTLAAAGRGTPAVFLNARGGALSRQGAWGILRRAAERAGLPVDGPAAVSPHTLRHSYATHLLDGGADVRVVQELLGHASVTTTQVYTLVTVERLREVYATAHPRARG
- a CDS encoding glycosyltransferase family 4 protein; this translates as MTEPSSSAGWSGTVALVLASSTGGVGQHVRSVARGLVAGGATVLVCGPAATQEQFDFTGVGARFEPVEIPASPTPADARAVLTLRRVLTTSRVDVVHAHGLRAGLVAVLARPAAPLVVTWHNAVLAGGLRGGVSRLVERVVARGATVALGASMDLVRRAAALGAADARLAPVAAPTLPAPRRRPAAVRAEFGVRPEQPLIISVGRLHPQKRYDVLIDAAARWRTRTPPPVVVIAGSGPAYLPLAARTSAARAPVTLLGHRTDVADLLAGADLAVVTSDWEARQLFAQEALRAGVPLVATAVGGLPDLVGDAAALIPAGDVDAVDAAVRALLDDPAARAELGRRGAERAATWPTETDTVAVLAALYAELVADRAGPATAPGSDAPRTGHR
- a CDS encoding CTP synthase, which translates into the protein MAPSARTTRHIFVTGGVASSLGKGLTASSLGNLLTARGLRVVMQKLDPYLNVDPGTMNPFQHGEVFVTEDGAETDLDVGHYERFLDRALSGKANVTTGQIYSDVIAKERRGEYLGDTVQVIPHITNEIKSRILAMADPDEDGQLPDVVITEVGGTVGDIESLPFLEAIRQVRHDLGRDNCFYLHVSLVPYLAPSGELKTKPTQHSVAQLRNIGIQPDAIVLRCDREIPVKLKEKLSLYCDVDAEAVVAAPDAPSIYDIPKVLHREGLDAYVVRRLNLSFRDVDWASWDDLLERVHRPRHTVTVAVVGKYVDLPDAYLSVSEAIRAAGFGHRARVQLRWVPSDECVTPAGAAAALAGVDGVLIPGGFGVRGIEGKIGTARYARENGIPLLGLCLGLQCMTIEVARHLAGLDGANSAEFDEKAAHPVIATMADQEDIVAGKGDLGGTMRLGAYPATLTEGSIVAEAYGSTEISERHRHRYEVNNAYRDALTKAGLHISGTSPDGRLVEFVELDRSLHPFFVATQAHPELKSRPTRPHPLFASFVKAAVAYSQADQLPVDLDAATDAPTARKAARNGAATKAASAS